Proteins encoded by one window of Dryocola sp. LX212:
- the clcA gene encoding H(+)/Cl(-) exchange transporter ClcA has translation MNPSHPSFEAQEVVRLRRGDMVRRLIRRDKTPVAILFMAAIVGTLAGLVGVAFEKSVTWVQQNRLAMLAHVADYSLIVWPLAFISSMLLAMVGYYLVRRFAPEAGGSGIPEIEGALEELRPVRWWRVIPVKFIGGMGTLGAGMVLGREGPTVQLGGNIGRMVLDIFRLRGAEARHSLLATGAAAGLSAAFNAPLAGILFIIEEMRPQFRYNLISIKAVFIGVIMSSVVFRIFNGESAVIEVGKLSNAPVNTLWLYLMLGMVFGVVGVLFNRLIFRTQDLFQRIHGGDIKKWVLIGGLLGGVCGVLGLIQPAAAGGGFNLIPIAAAGNYTVGMLLFIFIARVLTTLLCFSSGAPGGIFAPMLALGTLLGTAFGLACTAWFPAYHLEVGTFAIAGMGALFAASVRAPLTGIVLVLEMTDNYQLILPMIITCLGATLLAQFLGGKPLYSSILERTLAKQEAEQQAKQQAEQQAKAQVTPSGENT, from the coding sequence ATGAACCCTTCCCACCCCTCTTTTGAAGCACAGGAAGTCGTGCGCTTACGTAGGGGCGACATGGTGCGTCGCCTGATCCGCCGGGATAAAACCCCGGTGGCAATTCTTTTCATGGCAGCGATCGTTGGAACACTGGCCGGTCTGGTCGGCGTGGCGTTTGAAAAATCAGTGACCTGGGTGCAGCAAAATCGCCTGGCGATGCTCGCTCACGTGGCGGACTACTCGCTGATTGTCTGGCCGCTGGCGTTTATCAGCTCGATGCTGCTGGCGATGGTGGGTTACTACCTCGTCAGGCGTTTTGCGCCGGAAGCGGGAGGCTCCGGTATCCCTGAAATTGAAGGCGCGCTGGAAGAACTTCGTCCGGTTCGCTGGTGGCGCGTTATTCCGGTGAAGTTTATCGGCGGCATGGGGACGCTCGGCGCAGGGATGGTGCTGGGCCGCGAAGGCCCGACGGTACAGCTGGGCGGAAACATTGGCCGCATGGTGCTGGATATTTTCCGGCTGCGCGGTGCCGAAGCTCGTCACTCTTTATTGGCTACCGGTGCGGCAGCGGGCCTGTCGGCGGCCTTTAACGCGCCGCTGGCGGGAATTTTGTTTATCATCGAAGAGATGCGCCCGCAGTTTCGCTACAACCTTATTTCCATCAAGGCCGTGTTTATCGGCGTTATCATGTCTAGCGTGGTGTTCCGCATCTTCAACGGTGAAAGCGCCGTCATAGAAGTGGGCAAGCTTTCAAATGCTCCCGTTAATACGCTCTGGCTGTATCTGATGCTGGGTATGGTATTCGGCGTGGTTGGCGTGTTGTTTAACAGGCTGATTTTCCGCACTCAGGATCTGTTCCAGCGTATACACGGCGGCGACATTAAAAAATGGGTGCTGATTGGCGGCCTGCTGGGCGGCGTCTGCGGTGTGCTGGGGCTGATTCAGCCCGCGGCGGCAGGCGGCGGTTTTAATCTCATTCCAATCGCGGCTGCCGGTAACTACACCGTGGGCATGCTGCTGTTTATTTTTATTGCCCGCGTACTCACCACGCTGCTGTGTTTCTCTTCGGGCGCACCGGGAGGGATTTTCGCCCCGATGCTGGCGCTCGGCACGTTGCTCGGCACGGCGTTTGGCCTGGCCTGTACGGCATGGTTCCCTGCCTATCATCTTGAAGTAGGCACCTTTGCGATAGCGGGCATGGGGGCGCTGTTTGCCGCCTCGGTGCGCGCGCCGCTGACCGGCATCGTGCTGGTGCTGGAAATGACGGACAATTATCAGCTCATTTTGCCAATGATCATTACCTGTCTTGGCGCGACACTGTTAGCCCAGTTCCTCGGAGGCAAACCGCTTTACTCTTCAATTCTTGAGCGAACGCTCGCGAAACAGGAGGCCGAACAGCAGGCAAAACAACAGGCTGAACAGCAGGCTAAGGCCCAGGTAACGCCGAGCGGGGAGAATACTTGA
- the erpA gene encoding iron-sulfur cluster insertion protein ErpA: MSDDVALPLQFTEAAASKVKSLIADEENPNLKLRVYITGGGCSGFQYGFTFDDQINDGDMTIEKQGVALVVDPMSLQYLVGGAVDYTEGLEGSRFIVSNPNAKSTCGCGSSFSV, translated from the coding sequence ATGAGTGATGACGTAGCGCTGCCCCTGCAGTTTACCGAAGCCGCAGCCAGTAAAGTTAAGAGCCTGATCGCAGACGAAGAGAACCCGAATCTGAAACTGCGCGTCTACATCACCGGTGGTGGGTGCAGCGGCTTCCAGTACGGTTTTACCTTTGATGACCAGATCAACGATGGCGACATGACCATCGAGAAGCAGGGCGTTGCGCTGGTGGTCGATCCGATGAGCCTGCAATATCTGGTGGGCGGTGCGGTGGATTACACCGAAGGTCTGGAAGGTTCTCGCTTCATCGTGAGCAACCCGAACGCCAAAAGCACCTGCGGGTGCGGTTCTTCTTTCAGCGTATAA
- a CDS encoding TRIC cation channel family protein, producing MLVYWLDIIGTAVFAISGVLLAGKLRMDPFGVLVLGVVTAVGGGTIRDMALDNGPVFWVKDPTDLVVAMVTCLLTILLIRQPRRLPKWILPVLDAVGLAVFVGIGVNKAFLAGTSPLIAICMGVLTGVGGGIIRDVLAREIPMILRTEIYATACIIGGIVHATAFYTFRIPLEQASMIGMTVTLVIRLAAIRWHLKLPTFALEDKS from the coding sequence ATGCTGGTCTACTGGCTGGATATTATCGGCACCGCGGTGTTTGCCATCTCCGGAGTGCTGCTGGCAGGGAAACTACGAATGGATCCGTTCGGCGTGCTGGTGCTTGGCGTAGTGACAGCCGTTGGCGGCGGGACGATCCGCGATATGGCGCTGGATAATGGCCCGGTATTTTGGGTGAAGGATCCTACCGATCTCGTGGTGGCAATGGTGACCTGTCTGCTGACAATCCTGCTGATACGCCAGCCGCGCCGGCTGCCTAAGTGGATACTGCCTGTGCTCGATGCCGTCGGCCTTGCCGTGTTTGTCGGCATCGGCGTGAACAAAGCGTTTCTGGCGGGGACCAGCCCTTTGATTGCCATATGCATGGGCGTACTGACCGGCGTGGGCGGCGGGATTATACGCGATGTGCTGGCGCGCGAAATCCCCATGATCCTGCGTACCGAGATTTATGCCACCGCCTGCATTATCGGCGGGATCGTTCACGCCACTGCCTTTTATACCTTCAGGATACCGCTGGAACAGGCAAGCATGATTGGGATGACGGTTACGCTGGTGATACGCCTGGCGGCTATTCGCTGGCACCTGAAACTGCCAACCTTTGCCCTGGAAGACAAATCGTAG
- the btuF gene encoding vitamin B12 ABC transporter substrate-binding protein BtuF, with product MHNRTFWRAVSALVFSLPALLFAAPRVISLSPSNTELAYAAGITPVAASAWSDYPPEAKKLEQVANWQGMNLERIVALKPDVVLAWRAGNAERQVNQLASLGIRIVWLDPTTVDGVISALRELGQYSPTPAKATESADKLAAEFAQLKSQYARSAKKKVFLQFGQHPLFTTGTGSLQNEIVEVCGGQNIFADSRVPWPQVSREKVLARKPQAIIIAGDTAQVPAVQQFWQSQLKIPVIAINDDWFSRSGPRIILAAKQLCQELAQQ from the coding sequence GTGCATAACAGGACGTTCTGGCGCGCGGTAAGCGCGCTTGTGTTCTCCCTCCCGGCGCTGCTCTTTGCCGCGCCGCGGGTGATCTCCCTGTCGCCGAGTAACACCGAGCTGGCCTATGCCGCAGGGATTACGCCGGTGGCCGCCAGCGCCTGGTCGGACTATCCGCCAGAGGCGAAAAAGCTTGAACAGGTGGCGAACTGGCAGGGGATGAACCTGGAACGCATCGTGGCGCTTAAACCTGATGTGGTGCTGGCCTGGCGTGCCGGAAACGCGGAGCGCCAGGTCAACCAGCTGGCCTCGCTGGGCATCAGGATTGTCTGGCTGGATCCCACCACCGTGGACGGCGTAATTTCAGCGCTCCGCGAGCTGGGCCAATACAGCCCTACGCCCGCAAAGGCCACGGAATCAGCCGATAAACTGGCAGCAGAGTTTGCGCAGCTAAAATCGCAGTATGCCCGCAGCGCGAAGAAAAAAGTGTTCCTCCAGTTTGGGCAACATCCTCTCTTTACCACCGGAACAGGTTCCCTGCAGAACGAAATTGTGGAGGTCTGCGGCGGACAAAATATTTTTGCCGACAGCCGCGTTCCCTGGCCCCAGGTCAGCCGCGAGAAGGTACTGGCACGTAAACCTCAGGCTATTATTATCGCGGGCGATACGGCCCAGGTCCCGGCGGTTCAGCAGTTCTGGCAAAGCCAGCTAAAAATTCCGGTTATTGCCATCAATGATGACTGGTTTAGCCGCTCGGGCCCGCGTATTATCCTCGCCGCAAAACAGCTCTGTCAGGAGCTGGCGCAACAATAA
- the mtnN gene encoding 5'-methylthioadenosine/S-adenosylhomocysteine nucleosidase — MKAGIIGAMEEEVTLLRDKIENRQTLKLAGCEIYTGTLDGVEVALLKSGIGKVAAALGATLLLEHFKPDVVINTGSAGGLAPTLKVGDIVVSDEVRYHDADVTAFGYEYGQLPGCPAGFAADAKLIAAAEACISELNLNAVRGLVVSGDAFINGSVALAKIRHNFPQAVAVEMEATAVAHVCHNFGTPFVVVRAISDVADQQSHLSFDEFLAVAAKQSTLMVENLVQKLARA; from the coding sequence ATGAAAGCAGGCATTATTGGTGCAATGGAAGAAGAAGTTACGCTGCTGCGTGACAAAATCGAAAACCGTCAGACGCTGAAGCTTGCAGGGTGTGAAATTTACACCGGCACTCTGGATGGTGTAGAAGTGGCGTTGCTGAAATCCGGCATCGGTAAAGTCGCGGCTGCTCTGGGCGCAACCTTACTGCTCGAGCATTTCAAGCCTGACGTGGTGATCAACACCGGCTCCGCAGGTGGCCTGGCGCCAACGCTGAAAGTAGGCGATATCGTTGTCTCTGACGAAGTGCGCTATCACGATGCGGACGTCACCGCTTTTGGCTATGAATATGGCCAGCTGCCCGGCTGCCCGGCGGGCTTTGCCGCTGACGCGAAGCTGATTGCCGCGGCTGAAGCCTGCATCAGCGAGCTGAACCTGAACGCGGTACGCGGCCTGGTGGTGAGCGGCGATGCGTTCATCAACGGCTCTGTTGCGCTGGCTAAAATCCGCCACAACTTCCCGCAGGCCGTTGCCGTGGAAATGGAAGCAACCGCCGTGGCCCACGTTTGCCACAACTTCGGGACACCGTTCGTTGTTGTTCGCGCCATCTCCGACGTAGCCGACCAGCAGTCCCATCTTAGCTTTGACGAGTTCCTGGCCGTTGCCGCTAAGCAGTCTACCCTGATGGTGGAAAACCTGGTGCAGAAGCTGGCTCGTGCATAA
- the dgt gene encoding dGTPase, producing MSEIDFRRKINWHRRFRSPEGVKNEHEILRIFESDRGRIVNSPAIRRLQQKTQVFPLERNAAVRTRLTHSLEVQQVGRYIAKEVLSRLKEQQSLEKYGLDELTGPFESIVEMACLMHDIGNPPFGHFGESAINDWFRQRLFPADAGSQPRSDDRCRVDALRLREGEEKLNELRRNVRQDLCQFEGNAQGIRLVHSLLRMNLTWAQVGCILKYTRPAWLVGKPPESHAYLMKKPGFYLSEEAYIRRLRAELELGEFSRFPLTWIMEAADDISYCVADLEDAVEKRIFSVELLYQHLRDAWGEHQSGDLFEEVVNEAWRKSSTNQMSRNTEDQFFMYLRVNTLNQLVPYAAQRFIDNLPEIFNGEFNHALLEDDSPFARLLELYKQVAVQHVFNHHEVEQLELQGYRVISGLLEIYSPLLNIAAEDFAELVEKESLRRMPIETRLFHKLSTKHRLAYVEAVSDLAPSCAEYAVWEFYYRCRLIQDYISGMTDLYAWDEYRRLMAVE from the coding sequence ATGAGTGAAATCGATTTCCGCAGGAAAATTAACTGGCACCGTCGCTTCCGCTCGCCCGAGGGCGTAAAGAACGAACATGAGATCCTGCGCATATTTGAAAGCGACCGTGGCCGCATCGTCAACTCTCCGGCCATCCGGCGCCTGCAGCAGAAAACCCAGGTATTCCCGCTGGAGCGCAATGCTGCGGTACGCACCCGCCTGACCCATTCGCTGGAGGTGCAGCAGGTGGGGCGCTATATCGCCAAAGAGGTCCTGAGCCGTCTTAAAGAGCAGCAAAGCCTTGAAAAATACGGGCTGGATGAACTGACCGGGCCGTTTGAAAGCATCGTTGAGATGGCCTGCCTGATGCACGATATCGGCAATCCGCCCTTCGGCCATTTTGGTGAATCGGCGATTAACGACTGGTTCCGCCAGCGCCTGTTTCCTGCGGATGCGGGCAGCCAGCCGCGCAGCGATGACCGCTGCAGGGTCGATGCGCTGCGCCTGCGGGAAGGGGAGGAAAAACTGAACGAGCTGCGTCGCAACGTGCGGCAGGATCTCTGCCAGTTTGAGGGCAATGCCCAGGGCATTCGTCTGGTGCACAGCCTGCTGCGCATGAACCTCACCTGGGCGCAGGTTGGCTGTATTCTCAAATACACCCGCCCGGCCTGGCTGGTGGGTAAACCGCCGGAAAGCCATGCCTATCTGATGAAAAAACCGGGTTTTTACCTTTCTGAAGAGGCTTATATCAGGCGACTGCGGGCCGAGCTGGAACTTGGCGAGTTCAGCCGCTTCCCGCTGACCTGGATTATGGAGGCGGCGGACGATATCTCCTACTGCGTGGCCGACCTGGAAGACGCGGTGGAAAAGAGGATCTTCAGCGTGGAGCTGCTTTACCAGCATCTACGTGACGCCTGGGGCGAACATCAGTCCGGCGATCTTTTTGAGGAGGTCGTTAACGAGGCGTGGCGCAAATCCAGCACTAATCAGATGAGCCGTAACACCGAAGATCAGTTCTTTATGTACCTGCGGGTCAATACGTTAAATCAGCTGGTGCCGTACGCCGCGCAGCGCTTTATCGATAATCTGCCGGAGATTTTCAACGGCGAGTTCAATCACGCCCTGCTGGAGGACGACAGCCCCTTCGCACGCCTGCTGGAACTCTATAAGCAGGTGGCAGTACAGCATGTTTTCAACCATCATGAAGTGGAACAGCTTGAGTTACAGGGCTATCGCGTCATCAGTGGCTTACTTGAAATTTACAGTCCGCTGCTCAATATAGCAGCTGAGGATTTTGCCGAACTGGTGGAAAAAGAGAGCCTGCGCCGTATGCCAATCGAGACGCGGCTTTTCCACAAACTGTCCACCAAACACCGGCTGGCCTATGTTGAAGCGGTAAGTGATTTAGCGCCCTCGTGCGCTGAATATGCGGTATGGGAGTTCTACTATCGCTGCCGCCTTATTCAGGACTATATCAGCGGCATGACCGATTTATATGCCTGGGACGAGTATCGCCGATTGATGGCAGTGGAGTAA
- the degP gene encoding serine endoprotease DegP codes for MKKTTLAMSALALSLGLALGPMSAFAAETASSASAAQPLPSLAPMLEKVMPSVVSINVEGSTTVNTPRMGRNFQQFFGDNSPFCQEGSPFQSSPFCQAGPGAGGDGNSQQHKFAALGSGVIIDATKGYVVTNNHVVDNATKIQVSLSDGRKFDAKVVGKDPRSDIALVQLQDPKNLTAIKMADSDALRVGDYTVAIGNPYGLGETVTSGIVSALGRSGLNIENYENFIQTDAAINRGNSGGALVNLNGELIGINTAILAPDGGNIGIGFAIPSNMVKNLTSQIVEFGQVRRGELGIMGTELNSELAKAMKVDAQRGAFVSQVMANSSAAKAGVKAGDVVVSMNGKPISSFAALRAEVGSMPVGSKITLGLLRDGKPVSVSLQLQQSSQTLVDSATIFTGIEGAEMSNRSGKDEKGVIVNSVKGNTPAARIGLKKGDIIIGINQQAVNNIAELRKILDAKPSVMALNIQRGDSTIYLLMQ; via the coding sequence ATGAAAAAAACTACTTTAGCAATGAGTGCGCTGGCTTTAAGTCTGGGTCTGGCGCTGGGACCAATGTCCGCCTTCGCCGCCGAAACGGCTTCTTCTGCTTCTGCCGCTCAGCCGCTGCCGAGCCTTGCTCCAATGCTTGAAAAGGTGATGCCCTCAGTGGTGAGCATTAACGTTGAGGGCAGCACCACGGTAAACACGCCGCGCATGGGCCGCAACTTCCAGCAGTTCTTCGGCGACAACTCGCCGTTCTGCCAGGAAGGGTCTCCGTTCCAGAGCTCTCCGTTCTGCCAGGCTGGACCGGGTGCGGGCGGTGACGGCAACTCCCAGCAGCATAAATTCGCGGCCCTGGGGTCGGGCGTCATCATTGACGCAACCAAAGGCTATGTCGTGACCAACAACCATGTGGTGGATAACGCCACCAAAATTCAGGTTTCCCTGAGCGACGGCCGTAAATTTGACGCCAAGGTTGTAGGCAAAGATCCTCGTTCAGATATTGCGCTTGTGCAGTTGCAGGATCCGAAGAACCTGACGGCGATTAAAATGGCGGATTCCGACGCGCTGCGTGTAGGTGACTATACCGTGGCAATCGGTAACCCGTATGGTCTGGGCGAAACCGTGACTTCCGGCATCGTTTCTGCTCTGGGCCGTAGCGGCCTGAATATCGAAAATTACGAAAACTTCATCCAGACGGATGCAGCGATCAACCGCGGTAACTCCGGCGGCGCGCTGGTTAATCTCAATGGCGAGCTTATCGGTATTAACACCGCGATCCTGGCGCCGGACGGCGGCAACATCGGTATCGGTTTCGCGATCCCAAGCAACATGGTGAAAAACCTGACATCGCAGATCGTTGAGTTTGGTCAGGTCCGTCGCGGCGAGCTGGGCATCATGGGTACCGAACTGAACTCTGAGCTGGCGAAAGCCATGAAGGTTGATGCACAGCGCGGTGCGTTCGTAAGCCAGGTTATGGCTAACTCTTCCGCAGCAAAAGCAGGCGTCAAAGCTGGTGACGTTGTGGTCTCTATGAACGGTAAGCCGATCAGCAGCTTCGCGGCACTGCGTGCGGAAGTGGGCTCCATGCCGGTTGGCAGCAAAATTACCCTCGGCCTGCTGCGCGATGGCAAACCAGTTTCCGTCAGCCTGCAGCTGCAGCAAAGCAGCCAGACCCTTGTGGATTCCGCTACTATCTTTACCGGCATTGAGGGGGCTGAAATGAGCAACCGCAGCGGTAAAGACGAGAAGGGCGTCATTGTGAACTCCGTGAAGGGAAACACCCCGGCTGCCCGTATCGGCCTGAAGAAAGGCGATATTATTATCGGTATCAACCAGCAGGCGGTGAACAACATCGCCGAGCTGCGTAAGATTCTGGATGCCAAACCGTCAGTGATGGCGCTAAACATTCAGCGTGGTGACTCCACCATTTATCTGCTGATGCAGTAA
- the cdaR gene encoding DNA-binding transcriptional regulator CdaR, with translation MAGWHLDTKMAQDIVARTMTIIDTNINVMDARGRIIGSGDKERIGELHEGALLVLSQGRVVDIDDAVARHLHGVRQGINLPLRIEGEIVGVIGLTGEPESLRKYGELVCMTAEMMLEQSRLMHLLAQDSRLREELVMNLIQAEEHTPALTEWAQRLGIDLNQPRVVAVVEVDSGQLGVDSAMEELQQLQNALTTPERNNLIAIVSLTEMVVLKPALNPFGRWDAEDHRKRVEQLISRLKENGQLRFRVALGNFFTGPGSIARSYRTARTTMMVGKQRMPESRSYFYQDLMLPVLLDSLRGGWQANELERPLIRLKAMDNNGLLRRTLTAWFRHNVQPLATSKALFIHRNTLEYRLNRISELTGLDLGNFDDRLLLYVALQLDEQR, from the coding sequence ATGGCCGGCTGGCATCTTGATACCAAAATGGCGCAGGATATTGTGGCGCGCACCATGACCATCATTGATACCAATATCAACGTTATGGATGCCCGAGGTCGAATCATTGGCAGCGGCGATAAAGAGCGTATCGGAGAGCTGCACGAAGGGGCGCTACTGGTGCTCTCACAGGGCCGCGTAGTGGATATTGATGATGCGGTTGCCCGCCATCTGCATGGCGTGCGACAGGGGATCAATTTGCCGCTGCGGATTGAAGGTGAAATCGTCGGGGTCATTGGCCTGACGGGAGAGCCGGAGTCGCTGCGTAAATACGGTGAGCTGGTCTGTATGACCGCCGAAATGATGCTTGAGCAGTCCCGCCTGATGCACTTGCTTGCCCAGGACAGCCGCCTGCGTGAAGAGCTGGTTATGAACCTGATTCAGGCGGAGGAGCACACCCCGGCGCTGACGGAATGGGCGCAGCGGCTGGGTATCGACCTCAACCAGCCCCGCGTGGTGGCGGTGGTCGAAGTAGACAGTGGCCAGCTCGGCGTGGACAGCGCCATGGAGGAGCTTCAGCAGCTGCAGAATGCCCTGACGACGCCGGAGCGCAACAATCTGATCGCCATCGTTTCGCTGACCGAAATGGTGGTGCTGAAGCCCGCGCTCAACCCGTTTGGCCGCTGGGACGCTGAAGACCATCGCAAACGTGTTGAACAGCTTATCAGCCGCCTGAAAGAGAACGGTCAGCTGCGCTTTCGCGTGGCGCTTGGCAACTTCTTTACCGGCCCGGGTAGCATCGCGCGATCTTACCGCACTGCTCGCACCACCATGATGGTTGGCAAACAGCGTATGCCGGAAAGCCGCAGCTACTTCTATCAGGATTTAATGCTGCCGGTGCTGCTCGACAGCCTGCGCGGCGGGTGGCAGGCCAATGAGCTGGAGCGTCCTCTGATACGTCTTAAAGCAATGGATAACAATGGATTGTTACGCAGGACGCTTACCGCCTGGTTCCGTCACAACGTCCAGCCGCTGGCAACTTCCAAAGCGCTGTTTATCCATCGCAACACCCTGGAGTATCGGCTGAATCGCATTTCGGAGCTAACAGGATTGGATTTGGGAAACTTTGACGATCGTCTGCTGCTTTATGTGGCGCTGCAGTTAGATGAGCAGAGATAA
- a CDS encoding DUF3461 family protein, which yields MYDNLKSLGITNPDEIDRYSLRQEANNDILKIYFQKDKGEFFAKSVKFKYPRQRKTVVADGVGQGYKEVQEISPNLRYVIDELDQLCKRDRTEVDLKRKILDDLRHLESVVTNKISEIESDLEKLTRNK from the coding sequence ATGTACGATAACCTGAAAAGTCTGGGTATTACCAATCCTGATGAAATCGATCGTTACAGCCTCCGGCAGGAAGCCAACAACGATATCCTGAAAATCTATTTCCAGAAGGATAAGGGCGAGTTCTTTGCCAAAAGCGTGAAGTTTAAATACCCGCGCCAGCGCAAAACCGTCGTCGCCGATGGCGTAGGACAGGGTTACAAAGAAGTGCAGGAGATTAGCCCCAACCTGCGCTACGTGATTGATGAGTTAGATCAGCTCTGCAAACGAGATCGCACCGAAGTGGACCTGAAGCGTAAGATCCTCGACGATCTGCGTCATCTGGAATCGGTCGTGACAAATAAGATCAGCGAAATTGAATCCGATCTGGAAAAGCTAACCCGCAATAAATAA
- the dapD gene encoding 2,3,4,5-tetrahydropyridine-2,6-dicarboxylate N-succinyltransferase, which yields MQQLQNVIETAFERRAEITPANVDTVTRVAVNQVISLLDSGALRVAEKIDGQWVTHQWLKKAVLLSFRINDNQVMEGAESRYFDKVPMKFATYDEARFQKEGFRVVPPAAVRQGAFIARNTVLMPSYVNIGAYVDEGSMVDTWATVGSCAQIGKNVHLSGGVGIGGVLEPLQANPTIIEDNCFIGARSEVVEGVIVEEGSVISMGVYIGQSTRIYDRETGEVHYGRVPAGSVVVSGNLPSKDGKYSLYCAVIVKKVDAKTRGKVGINELLRTID from the coding sequence ATGCAGCAGTTACAGAACGTCATTGAAACCGCTTTCGAGCGTCGCGCCGAAATCACTCCGGCAAACGTAGACACCGTCACACGTGTTGCGGTAAACCAGGTTATCTCCCTGCTCGACAGCGGCGCGCTTCGCGTTGCGGAAAAAATCGACGGCCAGTGGGTAACTCATCAGTGGCTGAAAAAGGCTGTTCTGCTCTCTTTCCGCATTAATGACAATCAGGTCATGGAAGGCGCAGAAAGCCGCTATTTCGACAAGGTGCCGATGAAATTCGCCACCTATGACGAAGCCCGCTTTCAGAAAGAAGGCTTCCGCGTTGTGCCACCGGCAGCGGTTCGTCAGGGTGCGTTCATCGCCCGCAACACCGTGCTAATGCCTTCTTACGTGAACATCGGAGCCTACGTGGACGAAGGCTCCATGGTTGACACCTGGGCCACCGTCGGCTCCTGTGCGCAGATCGGTAAAAACGTTCACCTGTCCGGCGGCGTGGGCATCGGTGGCGTTCTGGAGCCATTACAGGCGAACCCGACTATCATTGAAGATAACTGCTTCATCGGCGCGCGTTCAGAAGTTGTGGAAGGCGTTATCGTAGAAGAAGGTTCCGTTATCTCTATGGGCGTCTACATCGGCCAGAGCACCCGTATTTACGACCGCGAAACTGGCGAAGTCCATTATGGCCGCGTACCAGCAGGCTCTGTTGTCGTTTCCGGAAACCTGCCGTCGAAAGATGGCAAATACAGCCTCTACTGTGCCGTTATCGTGAAAAAAGTGGACGCCAAAACCCGCGGAAAAGTGGGCATTAACGAACTGCTGCGCACCATCGACTAA